Genomic DNA from Gimesia aquarii:
GGTGGCATCATGCCTTTTTCAATCAGTTCGGAGCGCCAATGTACCATGTGACGCCGCAATGACATCAAAGAACGCCCACGTAATGAAAAATCGGGTTGTACTGGTCCGTCACCTGCTCCAGGTCCCCAGGTTTTTTCAGCCGGTTTAAATCGTTGTTCATGAATGAACCGAACGATCTCAACAATCTCTTCTGTAGCAATCGGTGCATTCTGAATCAGGAAACGAATCACTGATTCCCAAAACTCTTCATCTTCTCTTGGTGTCCACAGACAGGTTTTTCTGATCAGGATGCGGGCCAGTCGATCGTCGCCTCCGAGGGCGCGCACCTGTGACCAGCGTAGTGTTTCGATGGGATGTAGGTCGTCTGGCGCCTGCATGAACAGCGCTGCTATCCGTTTGGTCATCCGAAAAGAATAAAGGCTCGAAAACTGACGAACACTTTGTCCCGTCGCCAGGTGCAGATAGAGTTGCATCCCCCAGTCCTTGTAATGTTCAGACCACCAGACAGGTGCCATAAAGTTTGGCACCGGGTATTGATCAAACAGATGTTGCACCAGCGAACGCATCTGCACAAACGGGCTGGCCTCAGGAACCGACCAAGTCTCAGGGAGGCGTTCCCATTTTCGTCGGGAGCGAGCGATTCGTTCACACGCTTTGATGATCCGTTCTGTGTCAGTTGGTTTAGCTACATAGGGAGCCCCTACGCGAGGCGAAAGTATACATGTCTTAGCGCGAATCGCATGAATTAATTGCCAGAAATGATTTCTAACTCCACGCAGTGAGCAAGCATAGCGCGCAATAAAATCGTCCAGCCGACAGGCGGCATGATGTTTTTGTTGTTGAGAAGCCATGGTATCAGTACAAGAAATAAGAGTCACGGACAGATCGACGATGTACGCACATCGCTCCGGAAGCAGCATCATTCGCGCAGTGGGCACCAACAATGCTTCGTTCTACGTTTCAGATTGAACCCATTCTTATTAACATGACTTTCACCAGTAGCTTGCAGAGCCCCGTATTTAATGAGGCGGAACCAGAAAACAGATTGCGTGTCTTAATGAAAACAGCAGTATGAGAGCCGCAACAAATCTAACGACATCGACACATCCAATGCACACTGGTTCGGATTTTTTCGAGAGAGTACCGAAATGAATAACGAAGATCAAATTCTGCTGATTCTCGATGTAGACGAAACGTTGCTGTATGCTGCGGAGCGCTGTTTACATCGTGATTCAGATTACAGGGTCGGTCCGTACTTTGTTTATTTACGCCCCTTCCTGATCGAATTTCTAGAACAGACTCATGAGCATTTCCAAATCGCAGTCTGGTCCTCTTCCAGTTGTGATTATGTCGAAGCAATCGTCAGTACGATCTTTCCTAACGAGATACAACCAGAATTTGTCTGGAGTCGAACACGGTGCGTGCCACGACTTGATCCTGAGAGACACATACATTATTTCGTGAAAGATTTGAAAAAAGTCAAACGACGAGGATATGATCTAGACAAGGTATTGATTGTTGAAGATACACCGCAGAAAGTAGAACGCAATTATGGAAATGCCATCTATGTTGCTCCTTTTTATGGTGATGATACGGATCAAGAATTGAAATTCCTGTCGGAGTATTTGTTGCGTATCAGATCGCTTCCGGATTTACGGCGGATTGAAAAACGAAATTGGAAAAATCGTTTTTGAAGCAGCATAAATCGGGATTTGATTTATAATGTATTTATCAAACCTTAGGGTGTTAACATTGTCTGTTTGCCCTTTTCAAAACTAAGAACCCTAAAATCATATTATGACTACATCATCAATCATTCGTACTCGTCCCAAGCCCCTTGGCCAGAGTCCAGGAATTGCGATCCCCGGATTTATTCATAACGGTACTTATTTTTTTACTGAACTGGATGTTTTTGCCGATGGTTTATTCGAATGTTGGGGAGGAGTCGACTTGGATTTCCTTACAAGAAATTTGGAGAGCGGTTGGATTTCGCCGATGATTCCTAATGGAGCAAACTTCAATATTCACGAACTAATCAGTGGAAAGGTAGTTTCTGGAAAATGGACACACAATCAAGATTCGTTACACGAAAGGCTTCTGAACTGTTTGCAGGTATTAAATCCGGAAATGAAGGATCTATTTGATTTTAAAGGTGAAGATGTAGAACTGCGGGATGGAGCAAGATATTCCAAAGTGGGGCTGATTGATGTCACTCCCTGTCAGAAAGTGTGTGTAGAAAATAGTCCTGTCGGTAAGTCCCGTTATGCTTTCGTTTGTCAGAACGGGCAGGAATATTTAGTCCCTTTGCGAATTTATGCCGATGGTGGAATTGACGTTCACCCACTTTTGGGTGAAGAGAAGTTAATCGACTTCAATGAGCTTGAATACATGATCAAAACAAAGGATCTTAGCATGACCGTTCCGGATCATACGGTCATCGAAATAGATACGTTCGGGCGATTTGAAATTGACGACATAAATTTTGGAATCAACAATCCAGTAGAATTTTTAACTGAAGTTCAAGACATAATTTTAGAATTGAATGGAAAACCTGATTCTGTCACAAGATGTCGCGAAGTATTTCAACAATATTTAGAGGACCCGACAGTTTTAAACCAGAAGTTATTAAAAGAGGCCTACGAAGCAATTCCGCAGCACAATCGAATGTATGTCGGCGATATGGATACGAAAGACATACCGGTCCGGATAGCTATCTATGGGGAAAATGAAATTGAAAACTGGTCACACCGTATAGTTGCTCGCTTAGAAAGTGATTCTAATCTCCCCACTATTAATATACCTAAACCCAAAGATAAAGGTGGTGAATAATCAATGGCATCCCAGGCCTTTTATCCAGACCTAGCGGAACCAGGAGCGTTGGCTGAACACTTACTAATGGGAATTGGTGAGATTGATAACGAGCTTCTAGTCAAATCCTGGCCAGAAGTAATTGAAGCTCAAGCAGAGGGCAAGCATTTTCACGGAACCCGACTATTCCATTCTCACTCGAGTGCAACGATTTATTGCGAACACCGATCCGTATATTTATATCTTGAGGCGGAAAGACGCATGTTTTGCATTAACTTCGCTGCTGAAGGAGTCGAAGCCGCCAGGGCTCATACATCAGATCTTGTTGTGTCAGCAAGTTTCTTTCGTCGGTGGGGCATCGACCATGTCAGTCCCGATGCACTTGATAGCGAGTTTTCCTGTGTTGAGCTGACCGAGAGAAAATCTGCTCTAGAAGAAGTAGAATCCAGATGGAATTGGTACCAAGAATCGATTGCCGAAGGGGATCCCGACCTAGTTGCCTTCTTTGAAGTTGCTTCGCTTGTGCCGGAACTCAGGCAACTTTACCCCTTTAAAAGCGTGTATTATTTTTGTTTTAGTCGCTGTACTCATTATCCTTTCACCAAAGACTGTCCTTACGTAAAACCCAAATATGACAGTGAAACTCATAAAGTGATCACGAATTATTACCAAGTTCTGTTACATGAAAAAGTTTTAGGTGAAGGAAATGCACAAGAAGTAGTTCAAATCGTTCTCCAGCATCTACCAGAAGGCTGTGGTCCGGCGGTTTCCTGCTCTGCAGATTATCTCTAAAACCAGCGAACTTGTTTGCTGAATTGGTGTCTTGTATCGAAATCAACTCTAAACTGATTCACAAGGGAGGTGTAAGATGTGCGGTCAAGAATTCGATGAACAGCCGTTTTTTCGAGACGATGAGCAAACGTCGTAAAGGGTTTCCATCCGAAACACAGGTCAAGCGAGGAGTGCAGATTGTTCACGGCGACAAGCTGCTGGAAGAAAAACTGGGCCGCAATGACTTGTGCCCTTGCGGTTCCGGGAAACGATTCAAAAAATGCTGTCTCAAGAAAGGTTGCTTTTGACGGTGTGAACAGGAATCACTTTTTTTAGAGATTGAATCAGATTACATCCCACTTGGTAAGGACTCACCAAGTGGGATGATTCATAATAGCCGCTCTGTAATAGAGACGAATTTACGATTAGTCAATAAGTTAGAAACTCCGATGCGATGGGTAGTTCAAACGAAGAATTCACAAAATATCCACGAACGCCCCATTTATTTGGCTCTACTGGTACCGATGATGACAAGCACCTCGGCGAGCAGGAATCAATTAAGTTCATCTCTGACGAGTCACTGATCGTCGAGGAAAAAATTGATGGTACCAATGTGGGCATCCATTTTAAGCCCGACGGTCAGATGGTTCTCCAATGCCGGGGACACATCATCACGGAAGGGATGCACCCACAGTATGATCTCTTCAAACAGTGGGCTGTTGTGAAGCGGTCTGTGCTTGAAAAAATGCTGGAGTGTAATTTTATCCTGTTCGGTGAATGGGTCTATGCCAAACATTCGATTCACTATCAACGACTCCCACACTACTTCTTTGAGTTTGATATCTACGATAAGCAAGCTAGAGTATTTCTCAGTTTGAAGCGACGTTTAATGTTATTAGAAGGAACAGGCATCGAAACTGTACCCGTGATTTACACAGGGGCATTAAAGAAAAAGCAACTCGAAAAACTGATCGAACCATCAGCGTTCAACAGTGAGTTCGAAAATCCGCTGACAAACCAAATTGACAACTTGATGGAGGGACTTTATCTGCGAACTGAGTCAGAAGGTGTGGTTTCAAAAAGAGCCAAATTTGTTCGTCCGGAATTTGTAGAGAAAATTAAACAGAGTCAACACTGGCAACATCAGGCTCTGATACCCAATTTATTATCAAAAGAAGCAGACATCTGGTCATGAACTGGAATCAACTCTCATCGCATTCGCTTGACGAAATTCTGGATTGGGCAGAAGCTCAAAGTTGGTGTCAAGCGATGGCACAATGCAATCAAGACCGTGGCTGGCATTCTGAGGGTGATGTCTGGACCCACACACGGATGGTCTGCGCGCAGTTGCCTGAGCTGGAAGAATGGGAGACGCTCAATTCGCATGAGCAGACCGTCTTGATTTTTACGGCTCTACTACACGATGCGGGAAAACCGCTGACAACCCAGATTGAACCTGAAACAGGGCGTATCAGATCACCCAAACATGCGATTAAGGGGGAGCATCTGGCCCGTGCGGTTTTACGTGATCTCGGTTGTAACTTGGCGACACGTGAAGAAATTGCGCGCCTCGTGCGTTTTCATGGCCGTCCTGCTTTCTTATTAGAAAAAGCAAATCCCGATCAGGAAGTGGTCTCACTTTCATGGCTCGTCAATAACAGATTGCTTTATCTGTTTGCGCTGGCTGATACGCGTGGCAGAACGACAGATTCAATGCAGCGTCCTGAAGAGAATCTGCGACTCTGGAGAATGGTGTCCGAAGAAAACCAGTGTTTCGATCAGCCGTACCCGTTTGCGAACGATCAGGCTCGTTTTTTATTTTATCGCCACAGTGAACCGAATCTGCATTACATTCCACATGAAGATTACTCCTGTACGGTTACTATGCTGTCAGGACTGCCTGGCAGTGGGAAAGACACATGGCTGGCGAAACAACAAGTTGATCTTCCGGTTGTGTCTCTGGATGATGTGCGGGGAGAACTGGAAATACATCCTACCGAAAATCAGGGGAAAGTTGCGCAAGTCGCTCAGAAACGCTGCCGTGATTTCTTGAGAGCAAAAACGTCTTTTGCTTATAACGCGACAAATCTCTCTCGTCAGACTCGTCAACGTTGGATTAACTTATTTGCCGACTATGGAGCGCGTATCGAAATCGTCTACATCGAACCAAAGTTTGAAATAATACTTCAACAAAACAGACAAAGAACAGACCCGGTTCCGGAAAAAGTGATCCACGAACTTGCTCGAAAATATGAACCTCCCACAATCACGGAAGCTCATGCTCTTGTGTTCTCAGAGGGTTGATTCACTATTTCCATCGCTATTTGTTATTTTGTAGTTTTGAACTACATTCAAATGTTTTGTTATTGTCGCGGACACTGTAGATGTTATTAACCATCACTACCACTCATTCACCGGCAACGGATCTCGGATTCCTACTGCATAAGCACCCTGATCGATTCCAGAGTTTCGATCTTAGCTTCGGGAAAGCACACGTTTTTTATCCCGAAGTGAGCGAAGAACGGTGCGCGGCTTGTCTATTACTTGATATTGATCCGGTCGGGATGGTACGTCGCAAGGTGAAGGATCAACAAGTTCTACTCGATCATTACGTGAATGATCGTCCTTATGTGGCTTCTTCCTTCATGAGTGTGGCCATTTCGCAGGTCTTTGGTAGTGCATTGAATGGACGCTGTAAAGATCGTCCTGATATTGTGACAACACCTTTGCCCCTCACGGCCTGTATTGATGTCTTACCCGCGCGCGGTGGTGAGAGATTCTTACGTCAAATTTTTGAGCCACTCGGATATACAATTAAAGCTCAACAACATTCCCTAGATGAACTCTTTCCGGATTGGGGTGAGAGTTCCTACTTCTCAGTCAAAATTGAAGGTACGAAAAGACTTTCTGAGTTATTGAATCATCTTTATGTTCTCATTCCGGTGTTTGACAATCGTAAACACTACTTTGTCGGAGACGATGAACTGGAGAAATTACTTGCCAAAGGTGCGGGTTGGTTAGCGCAGCACCCTGAAAAAGAACAGATTACCCGACGTTATCTGAAGCATCAGACAAGCTTGTTTCAAACAGCACTTGCAAGACTTGTTGAAGAAGAACAAACAGCTCAGATCGAATCTCGGACTAAAGACGACCAACCAGAAGAAGTCCTGGAAAAGCCGATGAGCCTCAATGAGCAACGTCATGGAACCGTGTTGGCCACTCTGCGTTCCAGCGGTGCTCGGAGTGTGATAGATCTTGGCTGTGGAGAAGGAAAGCTGCTGCGAGAACTGCTTAAAGATCGGCAGTTCGAACAGATTATCGGCATGGATGTTTCGATCCGTGCGTTAGAAAACGCCTCGAAACGGCTCAAGCTGGAACGGCTGCCCGAACGCCAGGCGGCGCGGGTTCAACTACAGCATGGTTCGCTGATCTATCGGGATCAACGCTTAAAGGGTTTTGATGCGGCTGCGCTGGTTGAAGTGATCGAACACCTGGATCCGCCCAGACTGGCAGCATTGGAACGGGTTGTGTTTGAATTCGCCCGCCCCAAAACAGTCGTGCTGACAACGCCGAACCAGGAATTTAACGTGATGTGGGAAACGTTGCCTGCCGACCAATTCCGGCATTCCGATCATCGTTTCGAATGGACGCGACAAGAGTCTCAAGACTGGGCCAACCGGGTTGCCGCGCAGTACGGATACACGGTGCGATTTTTACCGGTTGGACAGGAAGAGAAAAATGTCGGATCGCCGACTCAGATGGGAGTATTTGAACATGTCTAGGCCAATCAGCAATCAACCATCAAAACAGCCAATTAGCTGGGAACGAGTTCGAGCGATATTCGATTACCCTGAACCTCCGCAAAAAGTCTGGCAACGACAATTTGACTATAACGATGATAAGCTTCAGGAATTAGCCCAAACACCATATGAACAAATCGATTTTTCTGACATGTGGTATTACCACCATGATCTGGCTTATGTAAAGCTTCAGCCGGAATTGTTCGCCTACCTGTTTCCGGTATGCCTCATGGATTGGCATCATACTCTTCAAAACAACAAGCCCTGTTCCCATGGCGACTCCGAATTCCACTCTGGAATTTACCAAGGTAATGTTTTCGAAAAAATGTTAACCTCAAAACAGTTGAATGAAATAACCTTCTTCTTTCGTGACAGTTTCTTGGAACGTTTGGATTCTGAACGAGAAACTCCACAACTTAAAAATGGTGTTCCAATATTTTGCTGGTTAGCTCGGTTTAATTCCCTTGGTGTCATTATTCCCAATATCGCGCCAATCTGGAATGCGTGGTGGTCTGTTGACACACCCGGACGCGCAATTACAGCGATTCAATATTGTACATCATTAATGTACTTTGAAGGAGAAAATCCGTTCTTCGCAGAGTGGGATGGTATAGGCCCATATTATCTTTGGGGTAATGATATTCTTTTCGATATTGACGGTTGGAATGAAACTAATCGACACTTTCTGTCGACGACTCTCACCGTTGATTTTGTGAACCAGAAAGTATTTGAGGCAAAGGCCCGATTGAGGGAAAACCCGATATTTGAGAAAGTCCAAAAGCTTGAGGACGATTTACCAAAGTGTCAAGAAGTGATTGCTTTACAAATAGACGAACTTCTTTCTCAACTCGAATTGAAATGACGTTTGAAGACTTCATGAATCCGACATAGAAGATGTTTCATCTCAACCAAATTCAGACTTCACTATAAATAATCAAAAACATGAATATCAAAATTCCCAACTTGTCACTTGTCGTTCTCATCGGCCCTAGTGGTTCGGGAAAAAGTACGTTTGCACAAAAACACTTTCTGCCGACCGAAGTCATTTCGTCTGATACTTGTCGTGGACTGGTCAGTGATGATGAAAACAATCAAAGTGTCACGAAAGATGCTTTTGAGGTTTTGAACTTTATTGCCGCCAAACGACTAGCTCTGGGCAAACTGACCATTGTTGACGCCACCAATGTCCAGAGAGACGCGCGAGAGCCCTGGGTTCAATTGGCGAGAAAATATCATTGCTTGCCGGTTGCAATCGTGCTGAATACACCTCAAAAAGTTTGCCAGGAACGCAATCGAAGTCGGCCTGATCGTGCTTTTGGGCCGCATGTCGTGCGGCAGCAACGATCTCAGCTTCGTCAACATTTAAAACGTCTCAAGCGTGAAGGATTTCGACATGTCTTTGTGATGGAAAGTGTTGAAGAAATCGAAGCAGCGACAGTCGAACGTGTTCCACTTTGGAACGATAAGCGTGACGAACACGGACCGTTCGATATCATCGGTGATATTCATGGATGCTGCGATGAACTTGAAGAGTTGCTCACACAATTAGGTTACGAAAAAAGTGTGAAAGAAGCAGAAGACCCACTTTGGAGAAATCATTTCTATTCACATCCGGAAGGACGTAAAGCCGTTTTTGTGGGCGATCTGGTCGATCGTGGTCCGCGCGTTGTCGATGTTGTGCGAATTGTTCGCAACATGGTTCAGCAAGGTACAGGACTCTGTGTACCCGGCAACCATGATGTGAAACTCTTACGCAAATTAAGTGGTAAGAACGTTCAAGTGAAACACGGTCTGGCTGAGACGCTGTCTGACATCGAATCGCTGCCTGACGATGTACGTGATCCGTTTTGTAAATCACTGGCGCAATTTATCGATGGTCTTGTCAGTCATTACGTGCTCGACGATGGCAAGCTGGTTGTAGCTCATGCAGGTATGAAAGAAGAGATGCAGGGGCGAGGTTCGGGTAAAGTACGTGAGTTTGCTCTGTACGGAGAAACAACTGGGGAAACAGATGAGTTTGGTTTTCCCATACGATACAATTGGGCGGCGGAATACCGAGGTTCGGCAAATGTCGTCTACGGCCACACTCCCGTTCCGGAGCCGGAGTGGCTGAATCGAACGGTCAACGTCGATACGGGTTGTGTCTTTGGCGGCAAGTTGACTGCTCTGCGATATCCTGAGAGAGAATTCATCTCGGTTGCTGCTAAGCAGACCTATTGCGAATCGTCTCGCCCATTCCTGCCCGAACACAAACAGGCATCAATGTTGTCTGCACAACAGCTGCATGATGATATTCTTGATGCAGAAGATGTGATCGGCAAGCGAATTGTTTCGACACGACTGCAAAGTAATATTACAATTCGAGAAGAGAACTCAACAGCTGCCTTGGAAGTCATGAGCCGTTTCGCTGCCAACCCAAAGTGGTTGATTTATCTACCACCAACGATGTCACCTCCGGAGACAACAGCTGAAGCGGGTTTGTTAGAGCATCCGACGGAAGCCTTTTCCTACTTTCGCAGTCAAGGAGTGCCGGAGGTGATCTGTGAAGAGAAACATATGGGATCACGGGCCGTGATTGTGATCTGTCGTGATAAAGCAACCGCTCAACAACGATTTGGCGTAACCGAAGAGGAAATCGGCATTGTCTACACACGTACGGGTAGACGCTTCTTCAACGATGCGTTACTGGAAACACAATTTCTTGAGCGATTGCGGGCCGCTATGACCGCATCAGGGTTTTGGGATGAGTTTGATACGACCTGGGCCTGCTTCGACTGCGAATTGATGCCTTGGTCAACGAAGGCACAAGCAATATTACAATCACAATATGCGGCCGTAGGTGCGGCGGGAAACGGAGCGCTACCTGAAGTCGTCTCCGTGCTCCAACAAACTTCACAACGAATGAATCATGACGATAAACAACAGATTGATGATGTGTTATCACGATTTCAAAATCGTCGAGAGTCTGTTGAACAATTTGTGACAGCATATCGGCAATACTGCTGGCCCGTTGAATCACTTAGTGACCTGAAACTGGCTCCCTTTCATTTGCTGGCAACAGAGGGTCAGGTTCATATCGACCAGAATCATCTCTGGCACATGGAAACGCTGGCAAAAGTGTGTCGCGAAGATCAGGAACTATTATTAGCAACAGAGTACAAAGTGGTTGACGTGACTGATCCAAATAGTGAGAAAGCAGGAATCCACTGGTGGACGAGCTTGACAGAGCAAGGCGGAGAAGGCATGGTTGTAAAACCCGTTGATTGGGTTGTGCGTGGAAAAAAAGGATTAATCCAACCAGCGGTAAAATGCCGTGGGAAAGAATATTTGCGAATTATCTACGGCCCCGATTACGACTCGGAGAAAAATTTGTCACGTTTACGAAACCGGAGTCTGGGTCGAAAGCGATCATTGGCACTGCGAGAGTTTGCTCTGGGTGTTGAATCGTTGGAACGTTTTGTTCGGAAAGAACCACTGCGCCGCGTCCAT
This window encodes:
- a CDS encoding HAD family hydrolase produces the protein MNNEDQILLILDVDETLLYAAERCLHRDSDYRVGPYFVYLRPFLIEFLEQTHEHFQIAVWSSSSCDYVEAIVSTIFPNEIQPEFVWSRTRCVPRLDPERHIHYFVKDLKKVKRRGYDLDKVLIVEDTPQKVERNYGNAIYVAPFYGDDTDQELKFLSEYLLRIRSLPDLRRIEKRNWKNRF
- a CDS encoding PcfJ domain-containing protein, with the protein product MPTARMMLLPERCAYIVDLSVTLISCTDTMASQQQKHHAACRLDDFIARYACSLRGVRNHFWQLIHAIRAKTCILSPRVGAPYVAKPTDTERIIKACERIARSRRKWERLPETWSVPEASPFVQMRSLVQHLFDQYPVPNFMAPVWWSEHYKDWGMQLYLHLATGQSVRQFSSLYSFRMTKRIAALFMQAPDDLHPIETLRWSQVRALGGDDRLARILIRKTCLWTPREDEEFWESVIRFLIQNAPIATEEIVEIVRFIHEQRFKPAEKTWGPGAGDGPVQPDFSLRGRSLMSLRRHMVHWRSELIEKGMMPPPHVNPLDFPWQRSNIGSFQCEEEGTVWTIEELLTPRQLHNEGRIMDHCVADYISDCARRKTTIWSLGIQKGKRRRRKLTIEVLPKSKLISQASGKHNCEASDSVQDKLNRWAAQEGLKFSETA
- a CDS encoding 3' terminal RNA ribose 2'-O-methyltransferase Hen1, which translates into the protein MLLTITTTHSPATDLGFLLHKHPDRFQSFDLSFGKAHVFYPEVSEERCAACLLLDIDPVGMVRRKVKDQQVLLDHYVNDRPYVASSFMSVAISQVFGSALNGRCKDRPDIVTTPLPLTACIDVLPARGGERFLRQIFEPLGYTIKAQQHSLDELFPDWGESSYFSVKIEGTKRLSELLNHLYVLIPVFDNRKHYFVGDDELEKLLAKGAGWLAQHPEKEQITRRYLKHQTSLFQTALARLVEEEQTAQIESRTKDDQPEEVLEKPMSLNEQRHGTVLATLRSSGARSVIDLGCGEGKLLRELLKDRQFEQIIGMDVSIRALENASKRLKLERLPERQAARVQLQHGSLIYRDQRLKGFDAAALVEVIEHLDPPRLAALERVVFEFARPKTVVLTTPNQEFNVMWETLPADQFRHSDHRFEWTRQESQDWANRVAAQYGYTVRFLPVGQEEKNVGSPTQMGVFEHV
- a CDS encoding SEC-C metal-binding domain-containing protein; this translates as MSKRRKGFPSETQVKRGVQIVHGDKLLEEKLGRNDLCPCGSGKRFKKCCLKKGCF
- a CDS encoding DUF6193 family natural product biosynthesis protein, which gives rise to MASQAFYPDLAEPGALAEHLLMGIGEIDNELLVKSWPEVIEAQAEGKHFHGTRLFHSHSSATIYCEHRSVYLYLEAERRMFCINFAAEGVEAARAHTSDLVVSASFFRRWGIDHVSPDALDSEFSCVELTERKSALEEVESRWNWYQESIAEGDPDLVAFFEVASLVPELRQLYPFKSVYYFCFSRCTHYPFTKDCPYVKPKYDSETHKVITNYYQVLLHEKVLGEGNAQEVVQIVLQHLPEGCGPAVSCSADYL
- a CDS encoding AAA family ATPase, coding for MNWNQLSSHSLDEILDWAEAQSWCQAMAQCNQDRGWHSEGDVWTHTRMVCAQLPELEEWETLNSHEQTVLIFTALLHDAGKPLTTQIEPETGRIRSPKHAIKGEHLARAVLRDLGCNLATREEIARLVRFHGRPAFLLEKANPDQEVVSLSWLVNNRLLYLFALADTRGRTTDSMQRPEENLRLWRMVSEENQCFDQPYPFANDQARFLFYRHSEPNLHYIPHEDYSCTVTMLSGLPGSGKDTWLAKQQVDLPVVSLDDVRGELEIHPTENQGKVAQVAQKRCRDFLRAKTSFAYNATNLSRQTRQRWINLFADYGARIEIVYIEPKFEIILQQNRQRTDPVPEKVIHELARKYEPPTITEAHALVFSEG
- a CDS encoding polynucleotide kinase-phosphatase, producing the protein MNIKIPNLSLVVLIGPSGSGKSTFAQKHFLPTEVISSDTCRGLVSDDENNQSVTKDAFEVLNFIAAKRLALGKLTIVDATNVQRDAREPWVQLARKYHCLPVAIVLNTPQKVCQERNRSRPDRAFGPHVVRQQRSQLRQHLKRLKREGFRHVFVMESVEEIEAATVERVPLWNDKRDEHGPFDIIGDIHGCCDELEELLTQLGYEKSVKEAEDPLWRNHFYSHPEGRKAVFVGDLVDRGPRVVDVVRIVRNMVQQGTGLCVPGNHDVKLLRKLSGKNVQVKHGLAETLSDIESLPDDVRDPFCKSLAQFIDGLVSHYVLDDGKLVVAHAGMKEEMQGRGSGKVREFALYGETTGETDEFGFPIRYNWAAEYRGSANVVYGHTPVPEPEWLNRTVNVDTGCVFGGKLTALRYPEREFISVAAKQTYCESSRPFLPEHKQASMLSAQQLHDDILDAEDVIGKRIVSTRLQSNITIREENSTAALEVMSRFAANPKWLIYLPPTMSPPETTAEAGLLEHPTEAFSYFRSQGVPEVICEEKHMGSRAVIVICRDKATAQQRFGVTEEEIGIVYTRTGRRFFNDALLETQFLERLRAAMTASGFWDEFDTTWACFDCELMPWSTKAQAILQSQYAAVGAAGNGALPEVVSVLQQTSQRMNHDDKQQIDDVLSRFQNRRESVEQFVTAYRQYCWPVESLSDLKLAPFHLLATEGQVHIDQNHLWHMETLAKVCREDQELLLATEYKVVDVTDPNSEKAGIHWWTSLTEQGGEGMVVKPVDWVVRGKKGLIQPAVKCRGKEYLRIIYGPDYDSEKNLSRLRNRSLGRKRSLALREFALGVESLERFVRKEPLRRVHECVFGVLALESEPVDPRL
- a CDS encoding DUF7638 domain-containing protein, which translates into the protein MTTSSIIRTRPKPLGQSPGIAIPGFIHNGTYFFTELDVFADGLFECWGGVDLDFLTRNLESGWISPMIPNGANFNIHELISGKVVSGKWTHNQDSLHERLLNCLQVLNPEMKDLFDFKGEDVELRDGARYSKVGLIDVTPCQKVCVENSPVGKSRYAFVCQNGQEYLVPLRIYADGGIDVHPLLGEEKLIDFNELEYMIKTKDLSMTVPDHTVIEIDTFGRFEIDDINFGINNPVEFLTEVQDIILELNGKPDSVTRCREVFQQYLEDPTVLNQKLLKEAYEAIPQHNRMYVGDMDTKDIPVRIAIYGENEIENWSHRIVARLESDSNLPTINIPKPKDKGGE
- a CDS encoding RNA ligase family protein — translated: MGSSNEEFTKYPRTPHLFGSTGTDDDKHLGEQESIKFISDESLIVEEKIDGTNVGIHFKPDGQMVLQCRGHIITEGMHPQYDLFKQWAVVKRSVLEKMLECNFILFGEWVYAKHSIHYQRLPHYFFEFDIYDKQARVFLSLKRRLMLLEGTGIETVPVIYTGALKKKQLEKLIEPSAFNSEFENPLTNQIDNLMEGLYLRTESEGVVSKRAKFVRPEFVEKIKQSQHWQHQALIPNLLSKEADIWS